A section of the Candidatus Eisenbacteria bacterium genome encodes:
- the bshC gene encoding bacillithiol biosynthesis BshC — protein sequence MRLSEAPLLGRLYSDWLGGDPDLNALLSPSLDPAAWERPASPVADPAALAGLWAALLEQNRRLGASPEALALGERMSKGEADAVITGQQPALLGGPLFSLYKLGTAVALASRAGQGSARPVAPLFWMVSDDTDFPEIRGARLPRDLEMLAAALPDSLHAPHRMVGGLDAAVSHATGAELLDRVGGPHAGFVRRAWDEARGCARDHGELIAAFLLAALPRWPFLVVDARLPQLRAASTPVFDRYLERRDRVAGALREGAEWLTTRGHEVRIEERSGEHGLFRVEGDLRRRWEFPDDPAAARADLAALAGAVSANVVLRPLAQDAVLPVLAQVVGPGEAAYFVQVRRVAHALESRACVLYPRLSASLWPAEADAVAAAPPVEPAALLTGFDSQLHAHFASMAAPEVRVKLEAFERCLTDHARGLEESTRALDPSLAQLIESARGKMDFQVGRMRDGILSKVKARHERQHPRLARLKGFLVPQEKLQERGMGLAAALAQWGEGAGDRVLGLARRHVEDTLAGHPSHYLEPWDG from the coding sequence TCCCCGAGTCTGGACCCGGCTGCCTGGGAGCGTCCCGCGAGCCCCGTGGCGGATCCGGCCGCGCTCGCCGGCTTGTGGGCGGCGCTCCTGGAACAGAACCGGCGCCTGGGCGCCTCGCCGGAGGCGCTCGCCCTCGGCGAGCGAATGTCGAAGGGCGAGGCCGACGCGGTCATCACCGGCCAGCAGCCGGCGCTGCTGGGCGGACCGCTGTTCTCGCTGTACAAGCTGGGCACGGCGGTGGCCCTCGCCTCGCGCGCGGGCCAGGGCTCCGCGCGGCCGGTGGCGCCACTCTTCTGGATGGTGTCCGACGACACCGATTTTCCCGAGATCAGGGGCGCGCGGCTGCCGCGCGATCTAGAGATGTTGGCCGCCGCGCTGCCCGACTCGCTCCACGCGCCGCACCGCATGGTGGGAGGGCTCGACGCGGCCGTCTCGCACGCCACCGGCGCCGAGCTGCTGGACCGCGTCGGCGGGCCGCACGCCGGGTTCGTCCGCCGCGCCTGGGACGAGGCCCGCGGGTGCGCCCGGGATCACGGTGAGCTGATCGCCGCCTTCCTGCTCGCCGCGCTGCCCCGCTGGCCGTTCCTGGTGGTGGACGCCCGGCTGCCACAGTTGCGCGCGGCTTCCACGCCGGTCTTCGACCGCTACCTGGAGCGCCGCGATCGCGTGGCGGGCGCGCTGCGCGAGGGAGCGGAGTGGCTCACGACGCGCGGCCACGAGGTGCGCATCGAGGAACGCTCCGGCGAGCACGGCCTGTTCCGCGTGGAGGGCGACCTGCGCCGCCGCTGGGAGTTCCCGGACGACCCTGCGGCGGCACGCGCCGATCTCGCGGCGCTCGCCGGGGCGGTCTCGGCCAACGTGGTGCTGCGGCCCCTGGCGCAGGACGCGGTGCTGCCGGTGCTGGCCCAGGTGGTGGGCCCCGGCGAGGCCGCCTACTTCGTGCAGGTGCGGCGCGTGGCGCACGCCCTGGAGAGCCGTGCCTGCGTGCTGTACCCGCGCCTCTCGGCGAGCCTGTGGCCCGCGGAGGCCGACGCGGTGGCGGCCGCGCCGCCGGTGGAGCCCGCGGCCCTGCTGACCGGCTTCGACTCCCAGCTGCACGCCCACTTCGCCTCCATGGCAGCGCCGGAGGTGAGGGTCAAGCTGGAGGCGTTCGAGCGCTGCCTCACCGACCATGCCCGCGGGCTGGAGGAGTCCACCCGCGCGCTGGACCCCAGCCTGGCCCAGCTCATCGAGTCGGCCCGGGGCAAGATGGACTTCCAGGTGGGACGGATGCGCGACGGCATCCTCTCCAAGGTGAAGGCGCGCCACGAGCGGCAGCACCCGCGCCTGGCGCGCCTCAAGGGCTTCCTGGTGCCGCAGGAGAAGCTCCAGGAACGCGGCATGGGACTCGCGGCGGCACTGGCGCAGTGGGGCGAGGGTGCCGGGGACCGGGTCCTGGGCCTGGCGCGGCGCCACGTCGAGGACACCCTGGCCGGCCATCCCTCGCACTACCTGGAACCGTGGGACGGATGA
- a CDS encoding AI-2E family transporter produces the protein MSGARPVGVGALRMALAAVAAAAVLWLWRETLSILFLSILLAHVVRPAVDLLARRLPRSLAAASVLGLGLAAAAALAALVLPHLVAQGAQLARDLPGLAQAGLAEARGFKAGLLERIPESWWPELEVQSSKLLTQLGGLAAGTVGRALGTVRQLLGLVVVPVLAFYLAKDARQVGEWLAGWVPVAHRAAYARYSTAADRALTGYVRGQGLVCLVQAVAMTTVLSLMGFPYAFVIGPLAGLAELVPFLGAAVIDVLLVLAGLSRGGWMWAWGLGAYFALNQLLAYLVTPRVLGRALSLHPLALLVALAAGVEVAGFTGMLFALPLTAVLSALLGTWQSERRAAEAAATASPTSAGVAASQAGAGSAPG, from the coding sequence ATGAGCGGCGCCCGCCCGGTGGGGGTCGGGGCGCTCCGCATGGCCCTGGCCGCCGTCGCGGCCGCAGCGGTGCTGTGGCTGTGGCGCGAGACGCTCTCCATCCTGTTCCTCTCGATCCTGCTGGCCCACGTGGTGCGCCCGGCGGTGGACCTCCTGGCGCGAAGACTGCCGAGGAGCCTGGCCGCCGCGTCGGTGCTGGGCCTGGGCCTGGCCGCCGCCGCGGCCCTCGCGGCCCTGGTCCTCCCGCACCTGGTGGCGCAGGGGGCTCAGCTGGCCCGCGACCTGCCGGGCCTGGCGCAGGCCGGCCTGGCGGAGGCGCGCGGGTTCAAGGCGGGTCTGTTGGAGCGGATTCCGGAGTCGTGGTGGCCGGAACTGGAGGTGCAGTCCTCGAAGCTGCTGACCCAGCTGGGCGGCCTTGCCGCCGGCACCGTCGGCAGGGCCCTGGGCACGGTGCGGCAGCTCCTGGGGCTGGTAGTGGTGCCGGTCCTCGCCTTCTACCTGGCCAAGGACGCCCGCCAGGTCGGGGAGTGGCTCGCGGGCTGGGTGCCGGTCGCTCACCGCGCCGCCTATGCCCGCTACTCCACGGCGGCGGATCGCGCGCTCACGGGCTACGTGCGCGGGCAGGGCCTGGTGTGCCTGGTCCAGGCGGTGGCCATGACCACCGTGCTCTCGCTGATGGGCTTTCCGTACGCGTTCGTAATCGGCCCGCTCGCCGGCCTGGCGGAGCTGGTGCCCTTCCTGGGCGCGGCGGTGATCGACGTGCTGCTGGTGCTGGCGGGGCTGTCGCGGGGAGGCTGGATGTGGGCTTGGGGCCTGGGGGCGTACTTCGCTCTGAACCAGTTGCTGGCCTACCTGGTGACCCCCCGCGTGCTGGGTCGCGCCTTGTCGCTGCACCCGCTGGCCCTGCTGGTGGCGCTCGCCGCCGGCGTGGAGGTGGCCGGCTTCACCGGGATGCTGTTCGCCCTGCCTCTCACCGCGGTGCTCTCCGCGCTGCTCGGCACGTGGCAGAGCGAGCGGCGCGCGGCCGAGGCGGCCGCCACCGCCAGCCCCACGTCGGCGGGCGTGGCCGCCTCGCAAGCCGGGGCGGGTTCCGCCCCGGGGTAG
- a CDS encoding YtxH domain-containing protein, with the protein MSEERNEFAVLAASFLAGAIAGAVAGLLLAPKSGRETREDLRGLTHDLGEKAGHAGDAARGRAEHLVERASEALQAAIRTYREARGPAGPAAAPPDPAQEVKA; encoded by the coding sequence ATGAGTGAGGAGCGCAACGAATTCGCGGTGCTGGCGGCATCGTTCCTGGCCGGCGCCATCGCGGGCGCGGTGGCCGGGCTGCTGCTGGCGCCCAAGTCCGGACGCGAGACGCGCGAGGACCTGCGAGGCCTGACGCACGACCTGGGTGAGAAGGCGGGACACGCGGGCGATGCCGCCCGGGGCCGCGCCGAGCACCTGGTGGAGCGCGCCAGCGAGGCGCTGCAGGCCGCCATCCGCACCTACCGGGAAGCGCGTGGCCCCGCCGGGCCGGCGGCCGCCCCGCCCGACCCGGCCCAGGAAGTGAAAGCCTAG
- a CDS encoding DUF1611 domain-containing protein — MSGTGGRGGVRGAGRAAGDSAAVGPGGARRPRRFLILADGALGILDAKTAVGALRYLPEEVAAVLDRAHAGRTSGEVLGVPGAAPVVATVAEGLALGANALLVGIAPVGGELPPQWRAWLLEGLAAGMDVWSGLHTFLSDDAQLAAAARRSGARIADLRRVPEMLPVATARAAELLCTVCLTVASDCNSGKMTVALELHRAARRAGMRSRFVATGQTGILLAGSGLAVDRVISDFVAGAAEQLVLEAAEGADVVFVEGQGSLFHPGYSGVTLGLLHGASPGHMVLCHQPTRTATRAGGIRFPGYRGMIEAYEAAAGWVRPARVVAVALNTFDLPGERAREELARARSETGLPAADVVRHGADTLLEALR, encoded by the coding sequence GTGAGCGGGACCGGCGGACGTGGCGGGGTGCGTGGCGCTGGACGAGCCGCGGGCGACTCCGCGGCGGTCGGTCCGGGAGGCGCGCGTCGCCCGCGCCGTTTCCTGATCCTCGCCGACGGCGCCCTGGGCATCCTGGACGCCAAGACCGCGGTGGGCGCGCTGCGCTACCTGCCGGAGGAAGTCGCCGCGGTGCTGGACCGGGCCCACGCCGGCCGCACCTCGGGCGAAGTGCTGGGAGTGCCCGGCGCGGCGCCCGTGGTGGCCACCGTGGCCGAGGGGCTCGCCCTGGGCGCCAACGCGCTGCTCGTCGGCATCGCGCCGGTGGGCGGCGAGCTGCCTCCGCAGTGGCGGGCGTGGCTCCTGGAGGGGCTGGCGGCGGGCATGGACGTGTGGAGCGGGCTGCACACCTTCCTGTCCGACGATGCCCAGCTGGCCGCCGCCGCGCGGCGCTCCGGCGCCCGCATCGCCGACCTGCGCCGCGTGCCGGAGATGCTGCCGGTGGCCACGGCGCGCGCGGCGGAGCTGCTGTGCACGGTGTGCCTCACGGTGGCCAGCGACTGCAACAGCGGCAAGATGACCGTGGCGCTGGAGCTGCACCGCGCGGCGCGGCGCGCCGGGATGCGCTCGCGCTTCGTGGCCACCGGCCAGACGGGCATCCTGCTCGCGGGCTCGGGTCTGGCGGTGGACCGGGTGATCTCGGACTTCGTGGCCGGCGCGGCCGAGCAGCTGGTGCTGGAGGCCGCCGAGGGCGCCGACGTGGTGTTCGTCGAGGGCCAGGGCTCGCTGTTCCATCCCGGCTACTCGGGCGTGACGCTGGGCCTGCTGCACGGAGCCTCCCCCGGCCACATGGTGCTCTGCCACCAGCCCACTCGCACCGCCACCCGCGCCGGCGGGATCCGATTTCCCGGGTACCGCGGAATGATCGAGGCCTACGAGGCCGCCGCCGGCTGGGTGCGCCCGGCGCGCGTGGTGGCCGTGGCGCTCAACACCTTCGACCTGCCCGGCGAACGCGCCCGCGAGGAGCTCGCCCGCGCCCGGTCGGAGACGGGGCTGCCGGCGGCGGACGTGGTCCGCCACGGGGCCGACACGCTGCTGGAGGCCTTGCGATGA
- a CDS encoding M20/M25/M40 family metallo-hydrolase → MRLTAGMLVVAAVLCVAPAHAQREVTQSRLRDVSLALQRMCEVQAVSGHEAPLAKRIQSLLPVGLQGTVDGHGNVIVELGPGPTGITFIAHQDEIGYEVKGLEADGRATLVKRGGFYDFLLEGHAVVVGTSAGPVNAVVAPRASWLEPRADKEAITPEELRLDFGTDSWAATAALGVKAGDPVTVTKRYDRLGAFGASARSLDDRVGCAALLLALQELQGANLKRKVKFVFSTEEELGLYGADFAAKADPGSVCFAVDTFVSSDTPLENPRFAYAPLGEGCVVRAIDTSVIAPAGAVNRVLRLAREARIPAQLGMTNGGNDGARYVTEGAVDVPIGWPLRYSHSNAEVIDLRDVDALAALIGQLARKW, encoded by the coding sequence ATGAGGCTCACGGCCGGAATGCTCGTCGTGGCGGCCGTACTGTGCGTCGCGCCGGCGCACGCACAGCGCGAAGTGACCCAGTCGCGCCTGCGCGACGTCAGCCTGGCCCTGCAGCGGATGTGCGAGGTGCAGGCCGTCTCCGGGCACGAGGCGCCCCTGGCGAAACGTATCCAGTCCCTGCTGCCGGTGGGCCTGCAGGGCACGGTGGACGGCCACGGAAACGTGATCGTGGAGCTGGGCCCCGGCCCCACGGGCATCACCTTCATCGCGCACCAGGACGAGATCGGTTACGAGGTGAAGGGCCTGGAAGCCGACGGCCGCGCCACCCTGGTGAAACGCGGCGGATTCTACGACTTCCTGCTCGAAGGGCACGCCGTGGTGGTGGGCACCTCCGCGGGCCCGGTGAACGCGGTGGTGGCCCCGCGCGCAAGCTGGCTCGAGCCGCGCGCGGACAAGGAGGCCATCACCCCGGAGGAACTGCGGCTGGATTTCGGCACCGATTCCTGGGCGGCCACCGCGGCGCTGGGGGTCAAGGCGGGGGACCCGGTCACGGTGACCAAGCGCTACGACCGGCTGGGCGCGTTCGGCGCCTCCGCGCGCTCTCTCGACGATCGCGTCGGCTGCGCCGCGCTGCTGCTGGCCCTGCAGGAGCTGCAGGGGGCGAACCTCAAGCGGAAGGTGAAGTTCGTCTTCTCCACCGAGGAGGAACTGGGACTGTACGGTGCGGACTTCGCCGCCAAGGCCGACCCGGGCAGCGTGTGCTTCGCCGTGGACACCTTCGTCTCCTCGGACACCCCGCTGGAAAACCCGCGCTTCGCGTACGCGCCGCTGGGGGAGGGCTGCGTGGTCCGCGCCATCGACACCAGCGTGATCGCCCCGGCCGGCGCGGTGAACCGCGTGCTCCGCCTGGCCCGCGAGGCCCGCATCCCGGCGCAGCTGGGGATGACCAACGGCGGCAACGACGGCGCCCGATACGTGACGGAGGGGGCGGTGGACGTGCCCATCGGCTGGCCCCTGCGCTACTCCCACAGCAATGCGGAAGTGATCGACCTGCGCGACGTGGACGCGCTGGCGGCGCTCATCGGGCAGCTCGCGCGGAAGTGGTGA
- a CDS encoding S8 family serine peptidase, whose protein sequence is MRRTLTILTTVLLLAAGGNAGAADLKLDAGLQALRHHGAFQAATAVPVAFAPGRPPVLADPDRISCWIRGSVSRTQLLALGIPAGTEAGGCVAADLTWDDIARVSALPGVELIQLSRRARPLLDSSRVATGASVIHGGTPPNYTGTTGRNVVVGVVDTGIDWTHADFKDNTGANRILFIWDQTVTGSAPSGFAYGTEWNAGQIQGGSCTEMDYDGHGTHVTSTAAGSGRATGNGKANYRYIGMAPEADIIFVKTDFTFAHIVDGVNYIFQKAAGLGKAAVVNLSLGSNYGPRDGTDPNELALNALTGPGKMVCVAAGNSGADSIHAEVDLVSGDSAKVTFYVPPYSANGGSTNDYVVLDAYYKVGDTIAVRVNAPNGYSTPSVVLRQIVGVQSTGSQGYIYVDNGGSVGNPLPNGQYNLALEVYDSDALKPPGAGTWTVTLYGTHIHSGGHVDLWLAESQLGSLAPLTPLRQGYTPSKEISTPSTAESTLCVAAYTTKRSWQVPSGSTYAYSPLPPMGQIADFSSRGPTSDGRMRPNIAAPGYGVAAARSSAISVGNWMADDSVHFMDQGTSMATPHVVGVVALVLQGHATIPPARIKLAIQGTAVADAFTGAVPNATWGWGKLSAQAVNSSTPVELFALEGAELPEGFEISWEVSEGLIYQQFRVSRAAALTGPWTDLTPRPLPGEARRFVDRPAAGLWFYRVEGTRAGHTEALGPFRAEVSGVGLASLRLLPPVPNPFQSGTRIRYVMPRAGQAEVSVYDIAGRRVARLFSGPVGPGRHDAEWDGSLPSGARAGAGLYLVKLRTDAGTLTCKITFLR, encoded by the coding sequence ATGCGCCGGACGCTGACCATTCTCACGACCGTGCTCCTGCTGGCCGCCGGGGGAAACGCAGGGGCCGCCGACCTGAAGCTCGACGCCGGGCTGCAGGCGCTGCGCCACCATGGTGCCTTCCAGGCCGCCACCGCGGTACCGGTCGCGTTCGCGCCCGGGCGCCCGCCGGTGCTGGCCGATCCGGACCGCATCTCGTGCTGGATCCGCGGGAGCGTGTCCCGCACGCAGCTGCTGGCCCTCGGCATCCCCGCGGGCACCGAAGCGGGCGGGTGCGTCGCCGCCGACCTGACCTGGGATGACATCGCGCGGGTCTCGGCGCTGCCGGGCGTGGAGCTGATCCAGCTTTCCCGTCGCGCGCGCCCGCTGCTCGACTCCAGCCGCGTGGCCACCGGCGCCAGCGTGATCCACGGCGGCACGCCGCCCAACTACACCGGCACCACCGGGAGGAACGTGGTGGTGGGCGTGGTGGACACCGGCATTGACTGGACCCACGCCGATTTCAAGGACAACACCGGCGCCAACCGCATCCTGTTCATCTGGGACCAGACGGTCACCGGTTCCGCGCCCTCCGGCTTCGCGTACGGCACGGAGTGGAACGCCGGGCAGATCCAGGGCGGCAGCTGCACCGAGATGGACTACGACGGCCACGGCACGCACGTGACCTCCACCGCCGCGGGCAGCGGCCGGGCCACGGGCAACGGCAAGGCCAACTACCGCTACATCGGCATGGCGCCCGAAGCCGACATCATCTTCGTCAAGACGGATTTCACGTTCGCCCACATCGTGGACGGCGTGAACTACATCTTCCAGAAGGCCGCGGGACTGGGAAAGGCCGCGGTGGTGAACCTGTCCCTGGGCTCCAATTACGGCCCTCGCGACGGCACCGACCCCAACGAGCTCGCCCTGAACGCGCTCACCGGTCCGGGCAAGATGGTCTGCGTCGCCGCCGGCAACTCCGGCGCCGACTCGATTCATGCCGAGGTGGACCTGGTGAGCGGCGACTCCGCGAAGGTGACCTTCTACGTGCCCCCGTACTCGGCGAACGGCGGCTCGACCAACGACTACGTGGTCCTGGACGCCTACTACAAGGTGGGCGACACCATCGCCGTGCGGGTCAACGCTCCCAACGGGTACTCCACGCCCTCCGTGGTGCTCCGCCAGATCGTGGGCGTGCAGTCCACCGGCAGCCAGGGCTACATCTACGTGGACAACGGCGGCAGCGTGGGCAACCCGCTGCCCAACGGGCAGTACAACCTGGCGCTCGAGGTGTACGACTCGGACGCGCTGAAGCCCCCGGGGGCGGGCACCTGGACGGTGACCCTCTACGGCACCCACATCCACAGCGGCGGGCACGTGGACCTGTGGCTGGCCGAGAGCCAGCTGGGCTCCCTCGCACCCCTCACGCCGCTGCGCCAGGGCTACACCCCGAGCAAGGAAATCTCCACGCCCTCCACGGCGGAGTCCACGCTGTGCGTGGCCGCGTACACCACCAAGCGGTCGTGGCAGGTGCCCTCGGGCTCCACGTACGCCTACAGCCCCCTGCCCCCTATGGGTCAGATCGCGGACTTCAGCTCGCGCGGGCCGACCTCCGACGGGCGCATGCGGCCCAACATCGCCGCGCCCGGCTACGGCGTGGCCGCGGCCCGGTCCTCGGCCATCTCCGTGGGCAACTGGATGGCCGACGACAGCGTGCACTTCATGGACCAGGGCACCAGCATGGCCACGCCGCACGTCGTGGGCGTGGTGGCCCTGGTGCTCCAGGGCCACGCCACCATTCCGCCCGCCCGCATCAAGCTCGCCATCCAGGGCACGGCGGTGGCCGACGCCTTCACCGGCGCCGTCCCCAACGCCACCTGGGGCTGGGGCAAGCTCAGCGCGCAGGCGGTGAACTCGAGCACGCCGGTGGAGCTGTTCGCGCTGGAAGGCGCGGAGCTGCCGGAGGGCTTCGAGATCTCGTGGGAGGTGTCCGAGGGGCTCATCTACCAGCAGTTCCGGGTTTCGCGGGCGGCGGCCCTGACAGGACCGTGGACGGACCTGACCCCGCGCCCGCTGCCCGGCGAGGCGCGCCGGTTCGTGGACCGGCCCGCGGCCGGCCTGTGGTTCTACCGCGTGGAGGGCACGCGCGCCGGCCACACCGAGGCGCTGGGCCCGTTCCGGGCGGAGGTCAGCGGCGTGGGGCTGGCCTCGTTGCGGCTGCTGCCACCGGTGCCCAACCCGTTCCAGTCCGGCACCCGCATCCGCTACGTGATGCCGCGCGCGGGGCAGGCCGAGGTCTCGGTGTACGACATCGCGGGGCGCCGCGTGGCCCGGCTGTTCTCCGGGCCGGTGGGCCCGGGCCGCCACGACGCCGAGTGGGATGGGTCGCTCCCCTCCGGCGCGCGCGCGGGCGCGGGCCTGTACCTGGTGAAGCTGCGCACCGACGCCGGCACGCTCACCTGCAAGATCACATTCCTGAGGTAG
- the bshA gene encoding N-acetyl-alpha-D-glucosaminyl L-malate synthase BshA, translating into MRSHAAAGPLRIGITCYSNIGGSGVIASELGLHLARRGHEVHFITHSLPYRLRGYEGNIYFHQVDVTTYPVFDFPPYTLSLAAKMAEVARTHELDLFHVHYAIPHATCALLGRELLGRPIPVVTTLHGTDITLVGQEPSYFEITRWSISRSDHVTAVSEFLSARTKRGFGRDLEIEVIPNFVDPRRFSPRARRVNRERFAPRGETVLMHASNFRAIKNVDHVVKVFARVAREVPASLLMVGDGPERVVAERAAQKLGVSERVHFVGNQEHVEELMACSDIFLLPSDSESFGLGALEAMSVGLPVVATSVGGPREFIEDGVTGYLARPHDLARMVRVCLDMARHPVARRAMGRRARATVIRNYHVDKIVRRYERMYRRVVEEAAE; encoded by the coding sequence ATGAGAAGCCACGCCGCGGCGGGCCCGCTCCGCATCGGGATCACCTGCTACTCGAACATCGGCGGTTCCGGGGTCATCGCCAGCGAGCTGGGGCTGCACCTGGCCCGCCGCGGGCACGAGGTCCACTTCATCACCCACTCGCTGCCCTACCGGCTGCGCGGCTACGAGGGCAACATCTACTTCCACCAGGTGGATGTCACCACCTACCCGGTGTTCGACTTCCCGCCCTACACGCTGTCGCTGGCGGCCAAGATGGCCGAGGTGGCGCGCACCCACGAGCTGGACCTGTTCCACGTCCACTACGCCATTCCGCACGCCACCTGCGCACTGCTGGGCCGCGAGCTCCTGGGCCGTCCCATCCCGGTGGTGACCACGCTGCACGGCACCGACATCACCCTGGTGGGGCAGGAGCCCTCGTACTTCGAGATCACCCGCTGGTCCATCTCGCGCAGCGACCACGTCACGGCGGTGAGCGAGTTCCTGTCGGCGCGCACCAAGCGCGGCTTCGGCCGGGACCTCGAGATCGAGGTGATCCCCAACTTCGTGGACCCGCGCCGGTTCAGCCCGCGCGCCCGGCGCGTCAACCGCGAGCGCTTCGCGCCGCGCGGCGAGACGGTGCTGATGCACGCCTCGAACTTCCGCGCCATCAAGAACGTGGACCACGTGGTCAAGGTGTTCGCGCGCGTGGCCCGCGAGGTGCCGGCGAGCCTGCTGATGGTGGGCGACGGCCCCGAGCGCGTGGTGGCGGAGCGGGCCGCCCAGAAGCTGGGAGTGTCCGAGCGGGTGCACTTCGTGGGCAACCAGGAGCACGTCGAGGAGTTGATGGCGTGCTCGGACATCTTCCTGCTCCCGAGCGACAGCGAGAGCTTCGGGCTCGGCGCGCTGGAGGCGATGAGCGTGGGCCTGCCGGTGGTGGCCACCTCGGTGGGCGGCCCGCGCGAGTTCATCGAAGACGGAGTGACCGGCTACCTGGCACGCCCGCACGACCTGGCCCGCATGGTCCGGGTGTGCCTGGACATGGCCCGCCACCCGGTCGCCCGCCGCGCCATGGGCCGCCGGGCGCGCGCCACCGTGATCCGCAACTACCACGTGGACAAGATCGTGCGCCGCTACGAGCGGATGTATCGCCGGGTGGTGGAGGAGGCGGCGGAGTGA
- the bshB1 gene encoding bacillithiol biosynthesis deacetylase BshB1: MTHTDALDLLAFGAHPDDVEIVCGGLVHKMSSRGYRVGICDLTRGEMGSRGDGSRREQEAEEARRILGAALRVNLGLPDTGLSRADRAQLSAVVEVLRRHRPRMVVAPYWIDQHPDHEEASALVTRAGFLAGLKKYETPTPERHRPVVVLYSMYRRPFEARLIVDVSGSLEAKLQAVAAHTTQTSVSTDDPTPTRLTGPEFLEGLRARARFYGSRIGVAYGEAFASREELGVDDPLQAFVGARADRLLG, encoded by the coding sequence GTGACCCACACCGACGCGCTGGACCTGTTGGCCTTCGGGGCCCACCCCGACGACGTGGAGATTGTCTGCGGGGGGCTGGTGCACAAGATGAGCTCCCGGGGCTACCGCGTTGGAATCTGCGACCTTACGCGCGGCGAGATGGGCTCGCGCGGGGACGGCTCCCGCCGCGAGCAGGAGGCCGAGGAGGCCCGTCGCATCCTGGGCGCCGCGCTGCGCGTGAACCTGGGGCTGCCGGACACCGGTCTCTCGCGCGCGGACCGGGCGCAACTCTCCGCGGTGGTGGAGGTGCTGCGCCGGCATCGCCCGCGCATGGTGGTGGCGCCCTACTGGATTGACCAGCACCCGGATCACGAGGAGGCCTCCGCACTCGTCACCCGCGCCGGCTTCCTGGCCGGCCTGAAGAAGTACGAGACTCCCACGCCCGAGCGCCACCGTCCCGTGGTGGTGCTCTACTCCATGTACCGCCGCCCGTTCGAGGCGCGCCTCATCGTGGACGTGAGCGGGAGCCTGGAGGCCAAGCTCCAGGCGGTGGCCGCGCACACCACGCAGACGTCCGTCTCCACCGACGACCCCACGCCCACGCGCCTCACCGGCCCGGAGTTCCTCGAGGGGCTCAGGGCCCGGGCCCGCTTCTACGGCTCGCGCATCGGCGTGGCCTACGGGGAGGCGTTCGCCTCGCGCGAGGAGCTCGGCGTGGACGACCCGCTGCAGGCCTTCGTGGGCGCGCGCGCCGACCGCCTGCTGGGATGA
- a CDS encoding dipeptide epimerase — protein sequence MSPSRMHIEACDLRTRHVFGLSRGAEQVFHNLVVRIRHDGLEGLGEAAPSAYYGERAETARASLPLYWEVARERVEEILAEPHPFGALEALQCDWEGVLRHNGAARGALDMALWDLWGRRHGVSAGAEIRAAAGVPDGPGGSASLNCPATSYTIAIDAPETLDARLQAAEGYRVLKVKLGGPDDLGTLRRVRAATDRPIRVDANCAWRGAEAVERLKPLVALGLEMIEQPCPPKDLDTLARVREAFGVPVYADESAETLDDLDSVAGRVDGINVKLVKCGGPTRMLQYVRRARDRGLEVMLGCMIETSVCITAAAHLAPLADRLDLDGALLLDRDPYRGVEWAGGCPRVPGGPGLGVTAR from the coding sequence ATGAGCCCGTCCCGGATGCACATCGAAGCCTGCGACCTGCGCACGCGCCACGTCTTCGGCCTCTCGCGCGGGGCGGAGCAGGTGTTCCACAACCTGGTGGTGCGGATCCGCCACGACGGGCTGGAGGGCCTGGGCGAGGCGGCTCCGAGCGCCTACTACGGGGAGCGCGCCGAGACCGCCCGCGCCAGCCTGCCGCTGTACTGGGAAGTGGCGCGTGAGCGCGTGGAGGAGATCCTGGCGGAGCCTCACCCCTTCGGGGCGCTGGAGGCGCTGCAGTGCGACTGGGAGGGGGTGCTCCGGCACAACGGCGCCGCGCGGGGAGCCCTGGACATGGCGCTGTGGGACCTGTGGGGCAGGCGCCACGGGGTTTCGGCAGGGGCGGAGATCCGCGCCGCCGCGGGCGTCCCGGACGGCCCCGGCGGGAGCGCGTCCTTGAACTGCCCGGCGACGTCCTATACCATCGCCATCGATGCGCCGGAAACGCTCGACGCGCGCCTGCAGGCGGCCGAGGGCTATCGCGTGCTGAAGGTGAAGCTGGGAGGGCCGGACGACCTGGGCACGCTGCGCCGGGTGCGCGCGGCCACCGACCGCCCCATCCGCGTGGACGCCAACTGCGCGTGGCGGGGGGCCGAGGCGGTGGAGCGGCTGAAGCCGCTGGTGGCGCTGGGCCTGGAGATGATCGAGCAGCCCTGCCCGCCCAAGGACCTCGACACGCTGGCCCGGGTGCGCGAGGCCTTCGGGGTGCCGGTGTACGCCGACGAGAGCGCCGAGACACTCGACGACCTCGATTCGGTGGCCGGGCGGGTGGACGGAATCAACGTCAAGCTGGTCAAGTGCGGCGGCCCCACGCGCATGCTGCAGTACGTGAGGCGCGCGCGGGATCGGGGCCTGGAGGTCATGCTGGGATGCATGATCGAAACCTCGGTGTGCATCACCGCCGCCGCACACCTGGCGCCGCTGGCGGACCGGCTGGACCTGGACGGCGCCCTGCTGCTGGACCGGGACCCGTACCGGGGGGTGGAGTGGGCCGGCGGGTGCCCGCGAGTGCCCGGCGGACCGGGCCTCGGGGTCACCGCGCGCTGA